From a region of the Pseudomonas fulva 12-X genome:
- the hpf gene encoding ribosome hibernation-promoting factor, HPF/YfiA family: MQVNISGHQLDVTDALRSYIEEKLERLERHFDKITNVQVILEVEKLKQKVEATLHIAGGEVVANAEHDDMYAAIDLLTDKLDRQLIKHKEKQLDRQQGAMAR; the protein is encoded by the coding sequence ATGCAAGTCAACATCAGTGGACACCAGCTGGATGTGACAGACGCACTACGCAGCTACATCGAAGAGAAGCTCGAGCGCCTCGAGCGGCACTTCGACAAGATCACCAATGTGCAGGTCATTCTGGAGGTCGAGAAACTCAAGCAGAAAGTCGAAGCCACCTTGCACATCGCAGGAGGCGAAGTGGTGGCCAATGCCGAGCACGACGACATGTACGCAGCCATCGATCTACTCACCGACAAACTCGATCGCCAACTTATCAAGCACAAGGAAAAACAGCTCGATCGCCAGCAGGGCGCAATGGCCCGCTGA
- the ptsN gene encoding PTS IIA-like nitrogen regulatory protein PtsN, producing MIRLETILTPGRSLVNVPGGSKKRVLEQIASVIARDLPDLDGQTIYESLIAREKLGSTGFGNGIAIPHCRLPGCSTPISALLKLSTAVDFDAIDGAPVDLLFVLLVPEAATDEHLELLRQIASMFDREEVRERLRQAQDSEALYQTVVNVQNGQ from the coding sequence ATGATCCGACTTGAAACCATCCTGACCCCCGGCCGTTCCCTGGTGAACGTGCCGGGCGGCAGCAAGAAGCGTGTCCTCGAACAGATAGCCAGCGTGATCGCGCGTGATTTGCCCGACCTCGATGGCCAGACCATCTATGAAAGCCTGATTGCCCGCGAGAAGCTGGGCTCTACCGGCTTCGGCAACGGCATCGCCATTCCCCATTGCCGCCTGCCCGGCTGCAGTACACCGATCAGCGCGCTGCTCAAGCTGAGCACTGCCGTCGACTTCGACGCCATCGACGGTGCACCTGTCGACCTACTCTTCGTGCTGTTGGTACCCGAAGCGGCCACCGACGAGCATCTCGAACTGCTGCGCCAGATCGCCAGCATGTTCGATCGTGAGGAAGTCCGCGAACGGCTTCGCCAAGCTCAAGACAGCGAAGCCCTGTACCAGACCGTCGTGAACGTCCAGAACGGCCAATAG